The following are encoded in a window of Mycobacterium decipiens genomic DNA:
- a CDS encoding DEAD/DEAH box helicase family protein encodes MEPRRDLESRGFAGTWRAYQRQALDAFDADIAAGDNRCYLVLPPGAGKTIIGLEAARRLGRATLVLVPNTAVQTQWAATWDSSFASPDPSASRCGTERDLTSAMNVLTYQSLAVIDAETDSTVRRAVLRSRDQEALLALLHPNGRALIDRAATQGPWTLVLDECHHLLATWGALVSALASVLGPQTALIGLTATPATELTGWQHTLHDELFGTADFVVPTPALVKEGDLAPYQELVYLTEPTPEEQSWIATHRARFADLMLALIDQQVGSMSLAAWLHTRIVDRSTRAGNQIAWSTFERAEPDLACSGLRFANDGLIPLPDGARLREQHRVAPDAQDWVNVLTDFSIGHLQQSTDPRDAQALTAIKRVLPGLGYRLTSRGVRVATSPVDRVCALSESKVAATAHILDTEDAVLGSRLRALVLCDFEAMTGTLPTSLRGAPVSEQSGSAQLVTAMLAVSDSRRSTPLHALLVTGQTFACPAAVADDLIAFCAERGALVTAEPFDAHPLLRVVRGSGGGFTPRTWVALATTYFLAGRARVLVGTRALLGEGWDCAAVNVNIDLTSATTHAAITQMRGRAIRKDPTDGDKVADNWSVCCITADHPRGDADYLRLVRKHDGYYAASPQQLIESGVTHCDPSLSPYGPPVAEAHAITARALQRAAERARARAWWRIGEPYEGIDVATIRVRSRHSLGVAAPRIPASALTPSVPGRLSPLHLARGALTSLSLVSAGAGTAFAATGLGPLAGAATAGGIVAASAGLLATAAAAESRRLAKAPNALEQLAAVVADALYDAGGAQRGADALRLTSDPDGWIRCELADVPTEQSQRFTGALDELLAPLAEPRYLIGRKILTPPAARIARGVFAARAVVGLPLPGAIAWHAVPRWFARNKDRRQRLARAWRQHIGPPRQLPADSPEGQAILDLFRGDNPLSVTTQLRTTWR; translated from the coding sequence GTGGAGCCTCGTCGAGATCTTGAGTCGCGGGGCTTCGCCGGCACCTGGCGGGCATATCAGCGGCAAGCGTTGGACGCGTTCGACGCCGATATCGCGGCCGGGGACAACCGGTGCTATCTGGTGCTGCCGCCTGGGGCGGGCAAGACGATCATCGGGCTCGAAGCGGCGCGCCGGTTGGGGCGCGCGACGTTGGTGTTGGTGCCCAACACGGCGGTGCAGACACAGTGGGCTGCGACGTGGGATAGCAGCTTTGCGTCGCCGGACCCGTCGGCGTCGCGGTGCGGAACCGAGCGTGACTTGACCTCGGCGATGAACGTGCTGACCTATCAGTCTCTGGCGGTAATCGACGCCGAAACGGATTCGACGGTCCGGCGCGCGGTCCTGCGCAGCCGCGACCAGGAAGCATTGTTGGCGCTGCTGCACCCCAACGGCAGGGCGTTGATCGACCGGGCTGCGACACAAGGCCCGTGGACGCTGGTGCTCGATGAGTGTCATCATCTGCTAGCGACGTGGGGTGCGCTGGTCAGTGCGCTGGCGTCGGTGCTCGGGCCGCAGACCGCGCTGATCGGGCTCACCGCCACCCCGGCGACGGAGCTCACCGGATGGCAGCACACCCTGCACGATGAGCTGTTCGGCACCGCCGACTTCGTGGTCCCGACACCCGCATTGGTAAAGGAAGGCGACCTCGCGCCCTATCAAGAGTTGGTCTACCTGACCGAACCGACGCCCGAGGAGCAGTCCTGGATCGCGACCCACCGGGCTCGTTTCGCCGACCTCATGCTCGCGCTCATCGACCAGCAGGTGGGCAGCATGTCGCTGGCCGCGTGGCTGCACACCCGGATCGTGGACCGATCGACGCGTGCGGGCAACCAGATCGCGTGGTCGACGTTCGAACGTGCCGAACCCGACCTCGCGTGCAGCGGGCTGCGCTTCGCCAATGACGGCCTGATTCCGCTGCCCGACGGAGCGCGCCTGCGCGAGCAGCATCGCGTTGCGCCCGATGCGCAAGATTGGGTCAATGTTTTGACCGACTTCAGCATCGGGCACCTGCAACAAAGTACGGATCCCCGCGATGCGCAGGCGCTCACCGCGATCAAACGGGTGCTGCCCGGCCTGGGCTACCGACTGACCAGTCGCGGTGTGCGCGTTGCGACCTCGCCGGTAGACCGAGTGTGCGCGTTGTCCGAGTCGAAGGTCGCCGCAACCGCGCACATCCTCGACACCGAGGACGCCGTCCTTGGATCGCGGTTGCGAGCGCTGGTGCTGTGCGACTTCGAAGCGATGACCGGCACGCTTCCGACCTCGCTGAGGGGAGCTCCCGTCAGCGAGCAGTCGGGTTCGGCCCAGCTGGTCACCGCCATGCTCGCCGTCTCCGACAGCCGGCGCAGCACGCCGCTTCACGCCTTATTGGTGACGGGTCAAACCTTCGCCTGTCCGGCCGCGGTGGCAGATGACCTGATCGCCTTCTGCGCCGAGCGCGGCGCGCTCGTCACAGCCGAGCCGTTCGACGCGCACCCCCTGCTGCGGGTGGTGCGCGGCAGCGGCGGCGGCTTCACCCCCCGAACCTGGGTCGCGCTGGCGACGACATATTTCCTGGCCGGACGCGCCCGCGTGCTGGTCGGCACCCGCGCACTGCTCGGCGAAGGATGGGACTGCGCGGCGGTCAACGTCAACATCGACCTGACCAGCGCAACCACCCACGCGGCCATCACGCAGATGCGTGGCCGCGCAATTCGCAAGGACCCCACCGACGGTGACAAGGTGGCGGACAACTGGTCGGTCTGCTGTATCACCGCAGACCACCCGCGCGGTGATGCCGACTACCTGCGCCTGGTGCGCAAACACGACGGGTACTACGCGGCAAGCCCGCAGCAGCTCATCGAATCGGGTGTGACGCATTGCGATCCGTCGCTGTCGCCCTACGGTCCACCGGTCGCCGAGGCTCACGCCATCACCGCGCGAGCGCTGCAGCGCGCCGCCGAACGAGCCCGGGCAAGGGCCTGGTGGCGAATCGGTGAGCCCTACGAAGGAATCGACGTCGCAACCATCCGCGTCCGATCGCGCCACTCGCTTGGCGTCGCCGCGCCCCGCATCCCGGCGTCGGCACTGACCCCATCCGTGCCGGGACGCCTCAGCCCCCTCCACCTGGCAAGGGGCGCACTCACCAGCCTGTCCCTGGTCAGCGCCGGCGCCGGCACCGCGTTCGCCGCGACCGGTCTCGGCCCACTGGCCGGTGCCGCCACAGCCGGCGGCATCGTCGCGGCCAGTGCGGGGCTGCTGGCAACCGCCGCCGCAGCCGAAAGCCGCCGGCTGGCCAAGGCCCCCAACGCCCTCGAACAATTGGCCGCGGTCGTCGCGGATGCGCTGTACGACGCGGGCGGCGCCCAACGAGGAGCCGATGCACTTCGTCTCACGTCCGATCCCGACGGCTGGATCCGGTGCGAACTCGCCGACGTGCCCACCGAGCAGTCGCAACGCTTCACCGGGGCCCTCGACGAGCTGCTCGCGCCACTTGCCGAACCGCGCTACCTCATCGGACGCAAGATCCTGACGCCGCCCGCGGCGCGTATCGCGCGAGGCGTGTTCGCGGCCCGCGCCGTCGTCGGGCTGCCGCTGCCCGGGGCGATAGCCTGGCATGCGGTACCGCGCTGGTTCGCGCGCAACAAGGATCGACGGCAACGGCTGGCACGGGCATGGCGACAACACATCGGCCCACCCCGGCAACTGCCGGCCGACTCGCCGGAAGGCCAAGCCATCCTCGATCTGTTCCGCGGCGACAACCCGCTCTCGGTGACCACCCAGCTCCGCACGACCTGGCGGTGA
- the dapC gene encoding succinyldiaminopimelate transaminase, with protein MGRLVSASLPVFPWDTLAEAKALAAAHPDGLVDLSVGTPVDPVAPLIQEALAAASAAPGYPATAGTARLRESAVAALARRYGITGLTEAAVLPVIGTKELIAWLPTLLGLGGADLVVVPELAYPTYDIGARLAGTQVLGADSLTQLGPQSPALVYLNSPSNPTGRVLGVDHLRKVVEWARDRGVLLVSDECYLGLGWDAEPVSLLHPSVCDGDHTGLLAVHSLSKSSSLAGYRAGLVAGDPDLVAELLAVRKHAGMMVPTPVQAAMVAALDDDAHEKLQRERYARRRAALLPALRSAGLAVDHSEAGLYLWATRGEPCRDSVAWLARRGILVAPGEFYGPGGVRHVRVALTATDERVAAAVRRLG; from the coding sequence ATGGGCCGGCTCGTATCGGCGTCCCTGCCCGTCTTCCCGTGGGACACCCTGGCCGAGGCGAAAGCGCTGGCCGCGGCCCATCCGGACGGCCTCGTCGACCTGTCGGTCGGCACTCCCGTTGACCCGGTCGCGCCGCTGATCCAAGAGGCGCTGGCGGCGGCCAGTGCCGCGCCGGGCTATCCCGCAACCGCGGGCACCGCGCGGCTGCGGGAGTCCGCGGTGGCGGCCCTGGCCCGCCGCTACGGCATCACCGGGCTGACCGAGGCGGCCGTGCTGCCGGTGATTGGCACCAAGGAACTCATCGCCTGGTTGCCGACGCTGTTGGGCCTGGGCGGCGCGGATCTGGTGGTGGTGCCCGAATTGGCGTATCCGACGTATGACATCGGCGCCCGGCTGGCCGGAACGCAGGTGCTGGGGGCGGATTCGCTGACCCAGTTGGGCCCGCAGTCCCCGGCGCTGGTCTACCTGAATTCCCCGAGTAACCCGACCGGACGGGTACTCGGCGTCGACCACCTGCGCAAGGTGGTCGAGTGGGCCCGCGACCGGGGCGTTCTCCTGGTCTCCGACGAGTGCTATCTGGGGCTGGGCTGGGATGCCGAGCCGGTGTCGCTGCTGCATCCCTCGGTCTGCGACGGTGACCACACCGGGCTGCTGGCGGTGCATTCGCTGTCGAAGAGTTCGTCGCTGGCCGGGTACCGGGCCGGCTTGGTTGCCGGTGACCCGGATCTGGTTGCGGAGCTGCTGGCGGTGCGCAAACACGCCGGGATGATGGTGCCGACGCCGGTGCAGGCCGCCATGGTGGCCGCGCTGGATGATGACGCCCACGAAAAGCTGCAGCGGGAGCGCTACGCACGCCGGCGGGCCGCACTGTTGCCGGCGCTGCGTTCCGCGGGTCTTGCTGTCGATCATTCGGAAGCCGGGTTGTATCTGTGGGCCACCCGCGGCGAGCCGTGCCGGGACAGTGTCGCGTGGTTGGCGCGGCGCGGCATCCTGGTAGCGCCCGGCGAGTTCTACGGCCCGGGCGGCGTCCGGCACGTGCGGGTGGCGCTGACCGCTACCGATGAACGGGTCGCCGCCGCGGTCCGGAGGTTGGGCTAA
- the fdxA gene encoding ferredoxin, which yields MTYTIAEPCVDIKDKACIEECPVDCIYEGARMLYIHPDECVDCGACEPVCPVEAIYYEDDVPDQWGHYTQINADFFDELGSPGGAAKVGMTENDPQVVKDLPPQGEGD from the coding sequence GTGACGTACACGATCGCCGAACCTTGCGTCGACATCAAGGACAAGGCATGCATTGAGGAGTGCCCGGTCGACTGCATCTACGAGGGTGCCCGGATGTTGTACATCCATCCCGACGAATGCGTCGACTGTGGGGCCTGCGAGCCGGTTTGCCCCGTCGAAGCGATTTACTACGAAGACGACGTGCCCGACCAGTGGGGCCACTACACCCAGATCAACGCCGATTTCTTCGACGAGCTGGGATCGCCGGGCGGTGCGGCCAAGGTCGGCATGACCGAGAACGACCCGCAAGTGGTCAAGGATCTGCCGCCGCAAGGCGAAGGCGACTGA
- a CDS encoding PadR family transcriptional regulator produces MALRHAILVSLCEQAGSGYELARRFDRSIGYFWTATHQQIYRTLRVMEDNGWVHATTVAQQGRPDKRVYAVSACGRAELARWIAEPLSSTRPGRGSALTDSATRDIAVKLRGAGYSDIVSVRTQVAALRAERVESLDTYRGIEKRTFPDPSALHGAALHQYLVLRGGIRAEENAIDWLDEVADALQEKT; encoded by the coding sequence ATGGCGCTACGCCACGCGATCTTGGTGTCGCTGTGCGAACAGGCCGGCTCGGGTTACGAGTTGGCGCGCCGATTCGATCGCTCCATCGGTTATTTCTGGACCGCGACCCATCAGCAGATCTACCGGACCCTGCGGGTGATGGAGGACAACGGCTGGGTGCACGCGACAACCGTGGCCCAACAAGGCCGACCCGATAAGAGGGTGTACGCGGTCTCCGCGTGCGGCCGGGCCGAGTTGGCCCGCTGGATCGCCGAACCGCTGAGTTCGACCAGACCCGGCCGGGGCAGTGCACTCACCGACAGCGCCACCCGTGACATCGCCGTCAAGCTGCGGGGTGCGGGGTACTCAGACATTGTCTCGGTGCGTACCCAAGTCGCTGCGCTGCGCGCCGAGCGCGTCGAATCGCTGGACACCTACCGCGGAATCGAGAAGCGCACCTTCCCCGATCCGTCGGCGCTCCATGGCGCCGCACTCCATCAATACCTCGTGCTGCGCGGCGGCATCCGAGCCGAAGAGAACGCGATCGACTGGCTCGACGAGGTAGCTGACGCACTTCAGGAGAAAACATGA
- a CDS encoding NADPH-dependent 2,4-dienoyl-CoA reductase has protein sequence MTSGPYPNLLSPLDLGFTTLRNRVIMGSMHTGLEDRARHIDQLSDYFAERARGGVGLIITGGYAPNRTGWLLPFASELVSSTEARRHLRITRAVHDSGAKILLQILHAGRYAYHPLSVSASSIKAPITPFRPRALSSRGVKATISDFVRCAQLARDAGYDGVEIMGSEGYLLNQFLAPRTNKRTDRWGGTPANRRRFPVEIVRRTRAAVGADFIICYRMSMADYVEDGQSWDEIVALATEVEAAGATIINSGFGWHEARVPTIVTSVPNGAFVDISSAVAEHVNIPVVASNRINMPQAAERILAETQVRLISMARPMLSDPEWVLKAQADRVDEINTCISCNQACLDHAFVRKTVSCLLNPRAGREARLVLSPTRRARSVAVVGAGPAGLSTAVNAAQRGHRVTLFEANDFIGGQFDMARRIPGKEEFSETIRYFSTMLAKHDVEVRLGTRVTAHDLTGYDAVVLATGVVPRIPAIPGIDHPMVLTYAEAISGVRPLGRTVAVVGAGGIGFDVTELLVTESSPTHEPQGLKEWKAEWGVADPQESRGALTTPLPAPPAREVYLLQRTKGPQGKRLGKTTGWVHRASLKAKGVHQLSGVNYERISDDGLHISFGPDRQRPQLLAVDNVVICAGQEPVRDLEGELRHRGIDPHIIGGAALAAELDAKRAIQQGTELAARL, from the coding sequence ATGACCAGTGGTCCATACCCAAATCTGCTGTCCCCGTTGGACCTTGGGTTCACCACGCTGCGCAACCGGGTCATCATGGGTTCGATGCACACCGGGCTGGAAGACCGGGCACGCCATATCGATCAGCTCTCCGACTACTTCGCCGAACGTGCCCGCGGCGGTGTCGGGCTGATCATCACCGGCGGCTACGCGCCCAACCGGACCGGTTGGCTGCTGCCGTTCGCCTCCGAACTCGTCTCCTCGACCGAAGCCCGACGCCACCTCCGCATCACCAGGGCGGTCCACGACTCAGGCGCCAAGATCCTGCTACAGATTTTGCACGCCGGACGCTATGCATACCACCCACTTTCGGTCAGCGCATCGTCAATCAAGGCGCCGATCACCCCATTTCGGCCACGAGCACTATCGTCTCGCGGGGTCAAAGCAACCATCTCGGACTTCGTCCGCTGCGCCCAACTGGCCCGTGATGCCGGCTACGACGGGGTCGAAATCATGGGCAGCGAAGGGTATCTGCTCAATCAGTTCCTGGCGCCGCGCACCAACAAGCGCACCGACCGCTGGGGCGGCACACCGGCCAACCGCCGCCGATTCCCGGTCGAGATCGTGCGACGCACCCGCGCCGCCGTGGGAGCCGACTTCATCATCTGCTACCGGATGTCGATGGCCGACTACGTCGAGGACGGCCAAAGCTGGGACGAAATCGTAGCGCTGGCAACCGAAGTGGAAGCAGCGGGCGCAACCATAATTAACTCCGGCTTCGGGTGGCACGAGGCCCGGGTGCCGACGATCGTCACCTCGGTACCCAACGGTGCGTTCGTCGACATCAGCAGCGCCGTCGCCGAACACGTCAATATCCCGGTGGTGGCATCCAACCGGATAAATATGCCGCAGGCCGCCGAACGGATTTTGGCCGAAACCCAGGTGCGGCTGATATCGATGGCCCGGCCGATGCTGAGCGACCCGGAATGGGTGCTCAAGGCGCAGGCCGACCGGGTTGACGAGATCAACACCTGCATCTCCTGCAATCAGGCCTGCCTGGACCACGCATTTGTCAGGAAAACGGTGTCGTGTCTGCTCAATCCACGCGCCGGGCGCGAGGCGCGGTTGGTGCTGTCCCCGACGCGGCGGGCCCGCTCGGTGGCCGTCGTCGGTGCCGGACCCGCCGGGCTGTCCACGGCGGTCAACGCCGCCCAACGGGGGCACCGGGTCACCCTGTTCGAGGCCAACGATTTCATCGGCGGCCAGTTCGACATGGCCCGGCGCATTCCCGGCAAAGAGGAATTCAGCGAGACCATCCGGTATTTCTCGACGATGCTGGCCAAGCACGACGTCGAGGTGCGACTGGGCACTCGGGTGACCGCCCACGATTTGACCGGGTACGACGCGGTCGTGTTGGCCACCGGCGTGGTGCCGCGCATTCCGGCCATCCCCGGCATCGACCATCCCATGGTGTTGACCTACGCCGAGGCGATCTCCGGTGTCAGGCCGCTCGGGCGAACCGTGGCCGTCGTCGGAGCCGGGGGCATCGGGTTCGACGTCACCGAACTCCTGGTCACCGAATCCTCACCCACCCATGAACCGCAAGGCCTAAAAGAATGGAAAGCCGAGTGGGGCGTCGCCGATCCGCAAGAGTCCCGCGGCGCCTTGACCACTCCCCTGCCGGCGCCGCCCGCCCGGGAGGTGTACCTCCTGCAGCGCACCAAGGGCCCGCAGGGCAAGCGGCTCGGTAAGACCACCGGATGGGTCCACCGGGCGTCGTTGAAGGCCAAAGGGGTCCATCAGCTGTCCGGGGTGAACTACGAGCGGATCAGCGACGACGGCCTGCATATCAGCTTCGGCCCGGACCGGCAGCGGCCACAGCTGCTGGCGGTGGACAACGTGGTGATCTGCGCCGGCCAGGAGCCGGTGCGGGATCTGGAGGGGGAATTGCGGCACCGTGGCATCGACCCGCACATCATCGGTGGTGCCGCCCTCGCCGCCGAGCTCGACGCCAAGCGCGCAATCCAACAAGGCACCGAACTTGCGGCCAGGCTTTAG
- a CDS encoding hemophore-related protein, whose translation MRLSLTALSAGVGAVALSLTVGAGVASASPLDAVINTTCNYGQVIAALNAQDPGAAAQFNSSPMAQTYLRNFLAAPPPQRAQMAAQLQIVPGAAQYMGLVESVAGSCSNY comes from the coding sequence ATGAGGCTGTCGTTGACCGCGTTGAGCGCCGGTGTTGGCGCCGTGGCATTGTCGTTGACCGTGGGGGCCGGGGTCGCATCTGCAAGTCCGCTGGATGCGGTGATTAACACCACCTGCAACTACGGCCAGGTGATAGCAGCGCTCAACGCGCAAGATCCTGGAGCTGCGGCCCAGTTCAACTCCTCGCCAATGGCGCAGACTTACTTGCGCAATTTCCTCGCCGCGCCGCCACCTCAGCGCGCGCAGATGGCCGCACAATTGCAGATCGTGCCGGGCGCTGCCCAGTACATGGGCCTCGTCGAGTCGGTTGCCGGCTCCTGCAGCAACTACTGA
- a CDS encoding bifunctional FO biosynthesis protein CofGH codes for MPLTPGREPTALPSPVVSAAVAPRADASALRRVLRRARDGVALNVDEAAVAMTARGDDLTDLCVSAARVRDAGLASAGRYGPGGRLPISYSRKVFIPVTHLCRDNCHYCTFVTVPGKLRAQGAGMYLEADQILDVARRGAELGCKEALFTLGDRPEDRWPEARQWLAERGYDATLSYVRAMAIRVLEETGLLPHLNPGVMTWSEMSRLKPVAPSMGMMLETTSRRLFETRGLAHYGSPDKDPAVRLRALTDAGRLSIPFTTGLLVGIGETLAERADTLHAIRKLHKEFGHIQEVIVQNFRAKQHTAMAAVPDAGIQDYLATVAVARLVLGPGIRIQAPPNLVSRDECLSLVAAGVDDWGGVSPLTPDHVNPERPWPALDELAAVTAEAGYDLVQRLTAQPKYVQAGAAWIDPRVRGHVVALADPATGFARDVNPVGIPWQEPDDLASGGRVDLNAAIDVEGRSGDARSDVDSAFGDWDSIRSQVHELAARAPERIDTDVLAALRSAERAPGGCTDDEYLALATADGPALEAVTALADSLRRDAVGDDVTFVVNRNINFTNICYTGCRFCAFAQRKGDADAYSLSTADVADRAWEAHLAGATEVCMQGGIDPELPVTGYADLVRAIKARVPAMHVHAFSPMEIANGVTKSGLSIREWLLGLREAGLDTIPGTAAEILDDEVRWVLTKGKLPTSLWVEIVTTAHEVGLRSSSTMMYGHVDSPRHWVAHLNVLRDIQDRTGGFTEFVPLPFVHQSSPLYLAGAARPGPSHRDNRAVHALARIMLHGRISHIQTSWVKLGVARTQVMLVGGANDLGGTLMEETISRMAGSEHGSAKTVAELIAIAAGIGRPARQRTTTYAPLAA; via the coding sequence GTGCCGCTGACTCCGGGTCGGGAGCCGACCGCTCTGCCGAGTCCCGTCGTGTCGGCTGCGGTCGCCCCGCGGGCCGATGCTTCGGCGCTGCGGCGGGTGCTGCGGCGGGCCCGCGACGGCGTGGCGCTGAACGTGGATGAGGCGGCCGTGGCGATGACCGCACGCGGTGACGATCTGACCGACCTATGTGTAAGCGCCGCGCGGGTTCGTGACGCGGGTCTGGCCTCGGCGGGTCGTTACGGGCCGGGCGGCCGGCTGCCGATCAGCTATTCGCGCAAGGTGTTCATCCCGGTCACCCATTTGTGCCGGGACAATTGCCACTACTGCACCTTCGTCACCGTGCCGGGCAAGCTGCGCGCCCAGGGCGCCGGCATGTACCTGGAAGCCGACCAGATTCTGGACGTTGCCCGCCGCGGCGCCGAACTCGGTTGCAAGGAAGCGCTATTCACGCTTGGCGACCGTCCCGAAGATCGCTGGCCCGAGGCGCGTCAGTGGCTCGCCGAGCGAGGGTACGACGCGACGCTATCCTACGTGCGGGCGATGGCGATCCGGGTGCTGGAGGAGACCGGGCTGCTGCCGCACTTGAACCCCGGCGTCATGACATGGTCGGAGATGTCGCGGCTCAAGCCGGTGGCGCCGTCGATGGGCATGATGCTCGAGACGACGTCACGGCGGTTGTTCGAAACAAGGGGGCTCGCGCACTACGGCAGCCCCGACAAGGACCCGGCGGTGCGGCTGCGTGCCCTGACCGATGCGGGCCGGCTCTCCATCCCGTTCACCACCGGGCTGCTGGTCGGCATCGGGGAGACACTGGCCGAACGCGCCGACACGTTGCACGCGATTCGCAAGTTGCACAAGGAATTCGGGCACATTCAAGAAGTAATCGTGCAGAACTTCCGGGCCAAGCAACACACCGCGATGGCGGCCGTGCCCGACGCCGGGATCCAGGACTACCTGGCGACGGTAGCGGTTGCGCGGCTGGTGCTCGGCCCGGGCATCCGCATTCAGGCGCCGCCGAACCTGGTGTCGCGCGACGAATGCCTTTCGCTGGTCGCCGCGGGTGTCGACGACTGGGGCGGCGTTTCACCGCTGACACCCGACCATGTCAACCCCGAGCGGCCCTGGCCGGCTCTGGATGAGCTGGCCGCCGTCACCGCGGAGGCCGGCTACGACCTGGTGCAGCGGCTGACTGCGCAACCCAAATATGTGCAGGCAGGCGCCGCGTGGATCGACCCGCGCGTGCGAGGACATGTTGTGGCGTTGGCCGATCCGGCGACCGGCTTCGCGCGCGATGTCAACCCGGTGGGCATACCGTGGCAGGAGCCCGACGACCTGGCGTCCGGCGGCAGGGTGGACCTCAACGCGGCGATCGACGTCGAGGGTCGCAGCGGCGACGCTCGAAGCGACGTCGACAGCGCCTTTGGCGACTGGGATTCGATCCGTTCGCAGGTGCACGAACTGGCTGCCCGCGCTCCGGAACGCATCGACACCGATGTGCTTGCCGCCCTGCGATCGGCGGAACGTGCCCCCGGCGGCTGCACCGACGACGAGTACCTGGCGTTGGCCACCGCCGACGGTCCCGCGCTGGAAGCCGTGACGGCACTAGCGGATTCGTTGCGCCGCGATGCCGTCGGCGATGACGTGACCTTCGTGGTCAACCGCAACATCAACTTCACCAACATCTGCTACACCGGTTGCCGATTCTGCGCGTTCGCCCAACGCAAGGGCGATGCCGACGCGTACTCGCTGTCAACCGCTGATGTCGCCGACCGTGCGTGGGAGGCCCACCTGGCCGGTGCCACCGAGGTGTGCATGCAGGGCGGTATCGACCCCGAGCTGCCGGTGACGGGCTACGCCGACCTGGTCCGTGCCATCAAGGCCCGGGTGCCAGCCATGCACGTGCACGCGTTTTCCCCGATGGAGATCGCCAACGGTGTGACCAAGAGCGGGCTGAGCATTCGCGAGTGGCTGCTCGGCCTGCGCGAGGCGGGGCTGGACACCATCCCCGGAACGGCCGCCGAGATCCTGGACGACGAAGTGCGCTGGGTGCTCACCAAGGGCAAGTTGCCGACGTCGCTATGGGTGGAGATCGTGACCACCGCTCATGAGGTCGGCCTGCGATCCTCGTCGACCATGATGTATGGCCACGTCGACAGCCCGCGGCATTGGGTCGCCCATCTCAACGTGTTGCGCGACATCCAGGACCGTACCGGCGGCTTCACCGAGTTCGTGCCGTTGCCGTTCGTGCACCAGAGTTCGCCGCTATACCTGGCCGGCGCGGCGCGCCCCGGGCCAAGCCATCGCGACAACCGGGCCGTGCACGCCCTGGCGCGAATCATGTTGCACGGCCGCATCTCGCACATTCAGACCAGCTGGGTGAAGCTGGGCGTTGCGCGCACGCAGGTGATGCTGGTCGGCGGCGCCAACGACCTGGGCGGCACGCTGATGGAGGAGACCATCTCACGGATGGCCGGTTCGGAACACGGGTCGGCCAAAACCGTCGCCGAGCTGATCGCCATCGCGGCGGGCATAGGCCGCCCCGCGCGCCAGCGCACCACCACGTACGCTCCGTTGGCCGCCTAA
- a CDS encoding PE family protein yields MSFLLTAPEALAAAAADLSGIGSTLNVANAVAAVPTTGVLAAAADGVSAQVAALFSAHAQGYQQLSRQMMAAFQDQFVLALRAGANSYAAAEASAAQTMNAVNAPAKALLGHPLMGGGTSTGGMVANALGRVQSMFLGTGGSSALGGNAATNALATGALQLSPTGGAGGLSAASALLPRAGTAAAAALPALALGSIGNEIKYLYNALEPWVQYGFNLTAWAVGWLPYVGILAPQINFFYFLGEPIVQSVLFNTIDFLDGTVTFSQALNNIGTATTASINQFINTEINWIRGFLPPFPPVSPPGFPSLP; encoded by the coding sequence ATGTCGTTTCTGCTTACGGCGCCGGAGGCGCTGGCGGCGGCGGCTGCGGACTTGTCCGGTATCGGTTCGACCCTCAACGTCGCCAATGCGGTAGCGGCGGTTCCCACCACCGGGGTCCTGGCTGCCGCCGCAGATGGGGTTTCGGCGCAGGTCGCCGCGCTGTTCTCCGCGCACGCTCAGGGGTATCAGCAGCTCAGCCGGCAGATGATGGCGGCATTCCAGGATCAGTTCGTGCTGGCTCTGCGGGCGGGTGCGAACTCGTATGCGGCCGCCGAGGCCAGCGCCGCGCAGACCATGAACGCCGTGAATGCGCCCGCCAAAGCGTTGCTGGGGCACCCACTGATGGGCGGCGGCACCTCGACCGGCGGCATGGTTGCCAACGCCCTGGGCCGGGTCCAAAGCATGTTCCTGGGCACCGGCGGCTCGAGTGCGCTCGGCGGCAACGCGGCGACCAATGCCCTCGCCACCGGTGCGCTGCAGCTATCACCCACCGGTGGAGCCGGCGGGCTGTCCGCCGCCAGCGCGCTGCTACCGCGCGCCGGCACGGCCGCCGCCGCGGCACTACCGGCCCTGGCCTTGGGGTCGATCGGCAACGAGATAAAGTATCTCTACAACGCCCTCGAACCGTGGGTCCAGTACGGCTTCAACCTCACTGCATGGGCGGTGGGTTGGCTGCCCTATGTCGGAATCTTGGCGCCGCAGATCAACTTCTTCTATTTCCTCGGTGAGCCCATCGTGCAGTCCGTCCTGTTCAATACGATCGACTTCTTGGACGGAACAGTCACTTTCAGTCAGGCGCTGAACAACATCGGGACGGCCACCACGGCGTCGATCAACCAATTCATCAACACCGAGATCAACTGGATACGTGGCTTCCTGCCACCGTTCCCGCCGGTCAGCCCGCCGGGATTCCCATCTTTGCCGTAG